A single region of the Lotus japonicus ecotype B-129 chromosome 4, LjGifu_v1.2 genome encodes:
- the LOC130712453 gene encoding uncharacterized protein LOC130712453 has translation MVKSNRGETADGTRFPVMVVGQITGQSGSETQRNQQEAQATGQMIPLAQRGCVVTCVYSPDELQTDPPYVDREDLTPVSTGMRLEKLVESSLLASYPLVRERLERSTLYGILECSYTSIDRGTISAFVERWHPETCSFHMPFGEMTVTLDDVSCLLHLPIYGRFFTPPALTRSEVADMCVRLLGATKDEVQVEFIANRGTQLEVHLAHGALRGR, from the exons ATGGTGAAATCCAACAGAGGTGAAACTGCCGATGGAACCAGATTCCCTGTCATGGTAGTTGGTCAAATTACTGGTCAATCGGGCTCTGAAACTCAAAGAAATCAACAAGAAGCTCAAGCTACAGGGCAGATGATTCCTCTCGCACAAAGGGGTTGTGTCGTTACATGTGTCTACTCTCCtgatgaactccag ACTGATCCGCCCTACGTTGACCGAGAGGACTTAACCCCAGTCTCCACTGGTATGAGGTTGGAAAAGTTGGTGGAGTCCTCATTATTGGCCAGTTATCCTCTTGTACGTGAGCGACTAGAGCGGTCCACACTATATGGCATTCTAGAGTGCAGTTATACGTCCATAGACAGAGGCACGATATCAGCCTTCGTGGAGAGGTGGCACCCGGAGACATGCTCTTTCCATATGCCGTTTGGGGAGATGACAGTCACCTTGGATGATGTGTCATGTTTGCTACATCTTCCGATCTATGGGCGTTTCTTCACACCTCCTGCATTGACGCGATCAGAGGTTGCTGATATGTGTGTACGGTTGTTGGGAGCAACGAAAGATGAGGTGCAAGTCGAGTTCATTGCCAACAGGGGCACCCAACTTGAGGTTCATTTGGCTCATGGAGCGTTACGTGGCCGCTAA